Part of the Euzebyales bacterium genome is shown below.
GTCCGCGCCGGTTCGCACGCTGCGACCTGACGCCGCGTGAGCCGTAGGGGCGATCTGTGACGGTCCGGGGCGGTAGTACGCGCGCAAGTCAGGGCGGCGTGTCGCCCTGTCGCACGCCGAGGCCCTCCGGCGTGCAGCCATGGGGTGTGGGGGCGATGGCATGCCGGGCGTGACCGTCGGTTCCGGAGCGTCCCGTCGGACCGTATGTCATGTCGCTGTGAGCCAGAAGGCATGTTCGGCCGGCCACTGCTGCGCCCACTCGGTGGTTACCGCGGCCGGGCCGTCCTCGGCCGACGCCGGTGCGCGGATCTCGCGGTAGTCGTCGATGCGGAACCCAGCGGACCGCGCGAGCGTGAACCACTCACCCACGCTCGGCACGAACTCGACGCCGCCGGGCTCGTCGACGGCGTCACGCCAGTCGTAGCGGTAGTCGGCGAACCACGGGCGCACCAGCTCGGTGCCCGACGGGATGCTGCCGTCCAACGGCGCGGTCAGGACGGCGAGTGGGTGCGAGGTGAGGAACGTCAGCGTCCCGCCGTCGCGGAGCAGCCGCCGCGCCTCGGACAGGAATGCCGTCGGCTCGGCCCACAGCACCGCGCCGTACTCGCTGACGGCGACGTCGAACGACGCGGCGGGTTCGGGCACGTCCTCGGCGAGTCCGTGGTGCAGCGTCAGCTCGACACCGTAGCGGTCGGCGAGCCGGCACGCGGTGTCGAGCTGGCGGGCGGAGTTGTCGATGCCGACGACGCGTCGGCCGCCGCGCCGCGCCGCCCACGCCGACACGTAGGCGGTCCCGCACCCCAGCTCGATGACGTCCCGCCCGGTGAGGTCGGCCGGCAGCAGCGGTGCCTCGTGGTCGGGCACGCCGAACGCGCCCCACGTCGGTTCGGCCGCTGCCCAGCCGCGCTCGCCGAGCGCGACCCAGTCGTCGGCGGTCGCGTCCCAGTGACGGCGATTCTCGGCGGCGTAGTCCGGGAGCTCAGCCATCGCCGGTCCTGGTCGCGCAGGGTCCGCTCATCCTGTGC
Proteins encoded:
- a CDS encoding class I SAM-dependent methyltransferase; this translates as MAELPDYAAENRRHWDATADDWVALGERGWAAAEPTWGAFGVPDHEAPLLPADLTGRDVIELGCGTAYVSAWAARRGGRRVVGIDNSARQLDTACRLADRYGVELTLHHGLAEDVPEPAASFDVAVSEYGAVLWAEPTAFLSEARRLLRDGGTLTFLTSHPLAVLTAPLDGSIPSGTELVRPWFADYRYDWRDAVDEPGGVEFVPSVGEWFTLARSAGFRIDDYREIRAPASAEDGPAAVTTEWAQQWPAEHAFWLTAT